The region ACGGCTTGACCGGTAATCAATTCCCCATCTTCTAAAATCTCGATCGTTGGTTCGGGGACGGCATCCGCTGCCGGAATAAGCAGAGGGTTGTGTATTTCAGGGGTGTTTGCAATTGGTGTTGGTAACGCCTCCGGTAAGTCATCCACGACGACTTCGTTCGCAGCGGGATCCGAATTACTGATTGGTATCGCGGGCTCGGGCAAGCTGTCGGTGGCTTCAGAAGCCATTGCCTCTGGGGCGATTGCGTCGCTATTGGGTGCTGGTGGTGTTGCGTCCGTTGCTGTGGCGTCAGCATTATCGGCGCTATCAGATGTTGCTTGGGGGGCCGCTTCTTCTTCGATCGAGAGATCAAACCAATCATCGGGCAATGGCTTACCGGAGGTTGAGGTGATGCCACTGGAATTTTCCGCAGCGATCGCGGTTGCCTCAACTTCCGAATCGGCGACGCTCTCTTTGGTATCCGCGTCTGCGGCCACGGGGGTGTCGGCGGCGATCGTGTCCAGGGGATTGGCTAATTCAATATCGTCGGTCGCAAAGATGCTGTCGTCGACTTCCGCCGCCGTATCCTCAACGGCTGGTTCGGACCCAGGAAGTTCCACATCCTGCATCGACTCGCGTTTTGTGAGCGGTGCCGGTTCCGGCGCATCCGCTGGGGCATCGCCAATGTAGTTGAAGAACCCGAAGTCCACGGGCGGGAGGGGCGGATCACCCTTGCGTTCAGTCTGGTTGTCCACTTGAGCAGTCGCTTGTTGCGATTCGATCGTGGCCATCAAATCATCAACGGCGGCCATGGCAGTGAAGTTTTGCTGGGTGAGTTCTTCAATGCCATCATCCCAAACGGCGACTTCACCAACGAGCAATTGAGCGTTCACGGTATCGGGAATGTGTAGCGGCGCGGCAATGGTGATCGGCAGTGACTGGCGTTCCAGTGGTTGGCGATATTCGGCTACTTGCGTTGCGGTTTGGGGGTCAATCAGTTTGACCACAACTTCGCCCTGGGCAATCACGGCGGCTTGGAGCGTTTCGCTAGCTGCATCGGCGGGGACAACTTGGCCATAGATCATAAGCACTGCGCCGCTCTGGAAGTTGTACATGCTTGGCTCAAGCGCGATCGTTAGTGGTGGCAGTGCTTGGCTCACAACGTTAGTGAGTGCTTCGGCCATCAGTGTGTCGCTATCTGTTGGGGGAGTAACGTCTGGAGGCGCAACAACGTCGTCGTCGGCTTCCACGGCGGTGGTGGTTTCCAGATGCTCTGGAGGAGTGATTGACCGATCGGCAACAATATCGGAGTTATCAATTAAAGCAGAAACTTCGGCGGGTGATGCCGTGATATTGGCTGGGGCCATTGTCTCTGGGGCGATCGGTGTGTCGGATGCATCACTTTCCGAGCTGTCAGTCGTGGGATGGGGAACCGTTGCGTCTGAAGTTATCGGATCTTGATTGTCAGCGTTTGTTGGTTTACTGACGCTGGGTTCGTCGACCGTTGGCGATGTTTTCGTTGTGTCGTTGTCTGTCAGGTGGGGATTAACTGCTGTTATATCCGTTGTTGTGACTGTGCTGGGTTGGCTGGCGGCAACTGAATTGGTCATGGCAGCGGTGGCGCCGGTTCGAGTGCCGATGCCCCAGATGCTGGGTGCCGGTGTGTTTTCCGATACTGGATGAGGAGGAGTTGCTGTTGTTTCAGTGATTGCTAAATCTGTTGTCGGTTCCGATGGATCTGTTGTTTCATCAATTGTCACATCCCCAATTTCTGGGTCGAAGTCGAGATTTGGATTAGCGGTTTCGGATTCGACTGCGAGTGCATCAGCATCAGTAAATGTGAGTACGTCATCGCTTTCATTCGCGCCGTCGTCATCATCGTTGAGTTGCAGGGGCTGATCCGCCTCATCCAGCAACTGATTGACATCCGTGAGCTCGGTGGAGGGGGCGTCGATCGTTGAGAAGAGTTCATCGAAGACGCTGAGGTCATCGCCTTGCAAGTCCTTACTGGCTGAATCGCGACTAGTGGACTCATCACTGGTCAACTCATCGTGGGGATTTGCGGCTGTATCGGTTTGTGTGGCCTCGGATGAATTGGCTAGAGCGTTCGCGGCGTCCCAGTCAAGTAAGGTCTCATCATTGTCGCTCACGACTTCGAGTTGCGTGAGGGATGAGGCTAAGTCGTCGTTGGGGCCAGCGGTCGCCCATAAGTCATCAAAATCGATTTCTGCTTCCGCTTCTGCCGTGGGTTGGCCAATGCTCGCTAGCTCATTCGCTAATTCATCGCTGTTTGAGAGCCCCATTGATGTGGCCGCCGCATCGCCAAATAATTCCTCGAGACTAACGGCATCAACTGATGGTGGCGCGGCATCGGTTGATAGTTCGGGGATGCTGGGTTGATCGCGATCGTTGCTGGGAGTTGGCTCGAACAATTCGGCGAGTTCGGCGACGATCGGCTCAACTGCTTCATCTCTGACCGGCGTGTTGGGCGTGGGGGCGATCGCACTGGCTGGTGTTGGTTTTGATTCGGGGATGTCGATCGCTTCGGGTTTTGTCGGTGCGGGGCCGCTAACTGAATTTGTGGCTGGTGTGGGTGTGGTGTGCGGTGTTTCTGGTGTTGCTTGGGGCTGGACCTGGAGCTTGACTGAATGTTGCCAGCTTTCGCCCATCACTTCACTGAGGGCATTTCCGGCGCAACGAAATTCCCAGAGACCGGGCTGCATGGTGTTGAAGGGGAGAACGAGGAGAAAACCCTTCTCGTTGGTTTTGGCGGAGCGGTTACGGGTGTTGCATTTGGCGGTGGGGCTGAGGCTACTCGTGTGGGCAATGCGAATCTCGACATCAACATTGCGTCGATTGGATCGCGCGATAATTCGGTAGCGACCGGCCTTAACCGTAACGTCGGATGCGTCGAGGGGAAGCCAGTTGCGATCGCCTTCTTGTTGGAGTAGAAACGCCCAGTAGTCTTGAGTCGCCATGCCTTCACTTCAAGTGCCATTTCCGGCTTCAAAAATATTTGGTCTAAGTCTACCGCACGGTTCTAAATCTGCAAGAGAAATTAGCGTTTGGCGGCGTTTCCTGCATTATATCGGCGAGCTTGGGGCAGCATAAATTGCCATTGTGCGAATAAATGCCAATAAATAAGGTCTGGACGATATCGCCCAGACCCTTTTGAGGAATTAATCATAGCGAACGAACAAGGTGCAAGCGACGATGATGATCGCGAAGCCCCAGGTTGTCGAGCCGTTATTCCCAAGAATGCGACTTAATTAAAGCCACCTTGCATGATTGTGTCGATCACGCCGAAGTTGGAAAGTAGGATGAAGGCAAAGAATGCGCCACCCATTGCACCAATCAAGAAGCCGCTGGAGAACTTACTCCAACCAGCGCCAGTTTGAAGATCAGTCGAGTCGCCAGGGTCGCCCTGGAAACGTGCGAGACCGTGAGTGGATAGACCAACTGTCAATACAATGATCAGGCCGATCGCACCGATCAAACCACCTAAGGCAGCTTGATCCGAGTCACGTAAGGGACCCAAGACTGTCCAAGGACCCACTAAGAAGTAACCGTGTGCCATGCCGACTTCCAAGCCGCGAAGCAAGGGAGATAGACCAGGGCGGTACGCAGGCAGATTACCAATGAACGAACGGGTGAACCCAGAATCGCTGATTGGTGTTGAGAGATGGCCAACGAAGGGATCGCCGCCATAGGGCTTTACGAGCTGCTCAGACATAATGCTTATAATTCCTAACCGTTCTGCAAAGCGAAAAGAAAGAATTCGTTCTGCCAAGGCAGAGTGAATGCGTCTCAATCATAAACGTATGGCTGAATCCAATCGCGGCGATCGGCCTCAGGCTTCAGAAAAGTTCATGGTAGGGCTTTAGGAATGTTTGTGTATCTTTAGATTTAGTAATATTTGCAGCGATTTAGTCGAAGAGGGCAGCAAGTTCGATCGAGAAGCCAGTCAGGATCGTTTGGGTGCTGATGGTTTGATTGGCCTTAAAGGCGAGAATTTTCTCGGGTAATACGATGAAAGCGTGGCGCGTTTCGGGCAGCAAAATCCAGACTTCTTGGCTACCAGATGCAAGGTATTCTTGCGCTTTCTCGAATAGCATTTCTGCCGCGTCATCAGGGGAAGCGATTTCGGCAATGAGTGGAAATGCTTGGGGGTAAATATTGGGCAGGCCGAATTGTGCGCGTGATTCGGGTGTGACGTAAGCGACATCGGGACGCCGCTTCTGCTGTGTGGTCTTGCAGGGTGCTTCTGGATAGACATGTCCACCTTGGCCGGATTCTTCAGCATAGGTTTGCCACTTTGAAACCAATTTGCCTTGAGCGGCTGCGTGCTTTAACGTCATGCCTACCTTTTCAACCAATTCACCATCAATGAGTTCCATGCCTTCCGGCACGTCATCGAAGCAGTCAGCGGGTAGTGGATTTGCGTCGTAATCTGGCTGGTTGAATGTTTCAACCACGCCCTGAGTCGGTTGGGCAGTTCTGGTATCGACAGGTGTTGTAACCATAGAACGGTTGACCAAATGATC is a window of Romeriopsis navalis LEGE 11480 DNA encoding:
- a CDS encoding Uma2 family endonuclease, whose protein sequence is MVTTPVDTRTAQPTQGVVETFNQPDYDANPLPADCFDDVPEGMELIDGELVEKVGMTLKHAAAQGKLVSKWQTYAEESGQGGHVYPEAPCKTTQQKRRPDVAYVTPESRAQFGLPNIYPQAFPLIAEIASPDDAAEMLFEKAQEYLASGSQEVWILLPETRHAFIVLPEKILAFKANQTISTQTILTGFSIELAALFD
- a CDS encoding photosystem I reaction center protein subunit XI, yielding MSEQLVKPYGGDPFVGHLSTPISDSGFTRSFIGNLPAYRPGLSPLLRGLEVGMAHGYFLVGPWTVLGPLRDSDQAALGGLIGAIGLIIVLTVGLSTHGLARFQGDPGDSTDLQTGAGWSKFSSGFLIGAMGGAFFAFILLSNFGVIDTIMQGGFN